Sequence from the Gemmatimonadetes bacterium SCN 70-22 genome:
GGTCGCGAGTGTGGTGCTTCTTGCCGCCGGCGCTTGGTTCTCATTTCTCTCGGTCTCGACGCCTCCTGATCACCTCACGCGCAAGGGTGCGTACGCAGCAGCTGTGACGCTGACGGTTGTACTCAGTGCGCTCCTCGGCGCCCGTAAGATCCCATTGCGAGCCTAGTGTTACGCTAGTTCGAAGCGGCCTCACGCACCTGCGGCACACTGTCGCGTCCTTCGAGCAGTGGTCACTGAGGGTCCCCCTGAGCTGCGCCCCCAAGTGGAACCACTTCTACGTGCGGGCCAAGGGCCAGCGGGCCGGGCTTCCTAAGGCGGAGCGAGCTTAACGCGCTAACATCGGGGACCCCCGCCAAGGCCCCCGCCTGCTCGGCGATGGGCTCGAGCAGGTGCCCGATGCAATTGTGGAAGAGGCGCGTCACCTGCTGCGCCCAGATCGACACCGGATCGTTCGTCGCTGCTGCGAGCCCACCACCAAGGGAACTCCCGCCGGGCGAACAGACTGACTTGGATGCATCGCGGTCGCGCCCACTCGCCCCCGCAATCCCTCTTCTCATGAACTCTTCCCTCGTCGCCCGCGCCAGCGCCGACCTCCTGGCCGCCGGCGGCCTGTCGCTGCTCTTCGCCTCCGCCTCCCTGCTGCCGCGCCTAGTTCCCGCCTTCCCGCCCGCCCTCGCATGGCTGGGACAGCTGATCGCTGCGGCCTGGCTGGGCATCGCGCTGTTCAACTGGTCGACCCGCACCACCGCCATCGGCGGCATTCACGGCCGGCCGTGATGCTCAACCTCGTGCCGTACCTGGTCAGCGGCCTCGGACTCTTGACGGCGAACGACGCGCCGCTCGCGGTTCGGGCGTTCGCGCTGTTGCTGCTAGCGGTGGCGGCGCTATACGGGCGGCTCCTCCTTCATGGCCCTCTCGATGGATCAACGGCAGTCGCGGTCGGCGCCTGACCTCGCATCACGCGCCTCGCGCGGCGAACTCGACGCACAGGGATCGGGCTCGCCGCGCGAGAGCGGTCGCAGTGGTGCGCACGGGGCGCCGTTAGGCGGCCGTCGCCGCCTCCGCGCTGCCGTCGTTCCCCCCGCGCGCCAGGTCGCGCAGATCCTCATTCGTCACGGGCATCCCTCCGACTCCCCACGCGCCCGGCAAAACGTCCTGGATGGTCACCCACGTAACGTTCCGCAGCCCCTCGCCCTCCACGGCAAGGACGGCATCGGTGACGCGGCGAATGAGCTCCTGCTTCTGGGCAAGCGAGAGATACCCGCCGATGCCGGTGATCAGTACGAGTGGCATGATCTGCTCCTATATAGTTGTGGTCAGGCCGTCTGCGTCCACGCCGCCGACGCGAAGGCGCGGTCGAGCGGGGTGTGAGCGAGACGGTTGGTGTAGTTGGATAGGGTCTTCAAGCCGACGCCGACGATCACCTCGAGCACCTGCGCGCGAGTGAAGCCGGCGGCGAGGAAGGACTCGAGGTCACCGGGTGCCGAGTCGATACGCCTGCTCGCCCGTCGTCACCATGACCGCGCCCCCAGCGTGTCACGAGCGGAAGGCCGCCGAGGTCGACCCTCGTCCGCCAGAAACCCCCGCCCGTATCCGCTCGTATTCCCCCCCATGGAACGCCTGCTGCAGGACCTGCGGGTCGCGACGCGACGCCTCCTCAAGCGCCCGGGCTTCACGCTCATCGCCATTTTGTCGGTCGGGATCGGGATCGGGGCGAACACCGCGATCTTCTCGCTGGTCAACGCCGTCATGATGCGCAAGGCGCCGCTCGACCGGCCGGGCGAACTCGTCGATCTCTACAAGACGCTCCCGGGCTTCACGCACG
This genomic interval carries:
- a CDS encoding 4-oxalocrotonate tautomerase, which encodes MPLVLITGIGGYLSLAQKQELIRRVTDAVLAVEGEGLRNVTWVTIQDVLPGAWGVGGMPVTNEDLRDLARGGNDGSAEAATAA